The following are encoded together in the Halopiger aswanensis genome:
- a CDS encoding DUF5794 domain-containing protein gives MSTSQHPVALRLERLVGGDARLLAVVMMLPLIDGVFPALILAGALNDPVNAVQVGLLIFGGSATVAVILAEMDGTAREQAAIVLLVGIPLILLAAAQAVLAPAIGSMLEDAIITRFAALVILAIAAQTASATIGDYLPNPAVIIGLGLVASVDLTDVSFTLMTDPELVAHAALAAGVGVGFALSVALGGPFLREYMDIDRFRFGSAVALGLLPLSLLGMAFGQAPLAALLVAGLFALDLPLERGSDADADADADVEPESPPTPAVGTGPLTDGGAADSSEEAEPSPTTVEPDSDPEDAYPSDEARDADERAPWL, from the coding sequence ATGAGTACCTCTCAGCACCCGGTTGCCCTCCGCTTAGAGCGGTTAGTCGGTGGTGACGCCAGGCTGTTGGCGGTCGTGATGATGCTGCCGCTGATCGACGGCGTCTTCCCGGCGCTGATCCTCGCCGGCGCGTTGAACGATCCGGTAAACGCCGTGCAGGTCGGCCTCCTGATCTTCGGCGGCAGCGCAACCGTCGCGGTGATCCTCGCCGAGATGGACGGGACGGCCCGCGAGCAGGCCGCGATCGTCCTCCTGGTCGGAATCCCGCTCATACTACTGGCGGCCGCCCAGGCCGTGCTGGCGCCTGCGATCGGCAGCATGCTCGAGGACGCGATCATCACGCGGTTCGCCGCGCTGGTGATCCTCGCGATCGCCGCCCAGACCGCCAGCGCGACCATCGGCGACTACCTGCCCAACCCCGCCGTCATCATCGGCCTCGGGCTGGTCGCGAGCGTCGATCTCACCGACGTGAGCTTCACCCTGATGACCGACCCCGAACTCGTCGCGCACGCGGCGCTCGCGGCCGGCGTCGGCGTCGGGTTCGCGCTCTCGGTCGCGCTCGGGGGGCCGTTCCTCCGGGAGTACATGGATATCGATCGCTTCCGCTTCGGCAGCGCCGTCGCGCTCGGCCTGCTGCCGCTGTCGCTGCTCGGGATGGCCTTCGGACAGGCGCCGCTGGCCGCGCTGCTGGTCGCCGGCCTGTTCGCGCTCGATCTGCCGCTCGAGCGCGGCTCCGACGCTGACGCCGATGCGGATGCGGATGTCGAACCGGAATCGCCGCCTACGCCCGCGGTCGGAACCGGCCCGCTAACTGATGGCGGCGCAGCCGACTCGAGCGAGGAGGCCGAGCCGTCGCCGACTACCGTCGAGCCCGATTCCGACCCCGAAGACGCGTACCCGAGCGACGAGGCGAGGGACGCCGACGAGCGGGCCCCGTGGCTGTAG
- a CDS encoding acetamidase/formamidase family protein has translation MSTHGRVDHEIDATDETVHSDWNRGREPVRTIESGDVVRFECRDAANGQLGPDSTVADLAELDVEQVHTLTGPIAIDGAEPGDVLQVDVLELEHRGWGYTLVLPGELAMGLLPEEFPEPALHIWDLEDGVARFVNGIEVPLHPFPGTLGVAPAEPGEHDTNPPRPVGGNLDIKHVTAGSTMYLPIAVEGGLFSIGDCHAAQGDGEVCISGIEAPMSITCRFELRSEMDLEQPQFETDGPFTPTGRDEPMYGTTGVGDDVREAAKDAIRGMIDHCHAERGLTREEAYILCSAAVDLKLNQVVNAPNWTVSAYLPEGIFPDADA, from the coding sequence ATGTCAACTCACGGTCGGGTAGACCACGAGATCGACGCCACGGACGAGACCGTTCACAGCGACTGGAACAGAGGTCGCGAGCCGGTTCGGACGATCGAATCCGGCGACGTCGTCCGGTTCGAGTGCCGGGACGCGGCGAACGGTCAACTCGGTCCGGACTCGACGGTAGCGGACCTCGCCGAACTGGACGTTGAGCAGGTACACACGCTGACCGGCCCGATCGCGATCGACGGCGCCGAGCCGGGCGACGTGCTGCAGGTCGACGTCCTCGAACTCGAGCACCGCGGCTGGGGGTACACCCTCGTGCTGCCCGGCGAACTGGCCATGGGACTGTTGCCCGAGGAGTTTCCCGAGCCCGCACTACACATCTGGGACCTCGAGGACGGCGTCGCGCGCTTCGTAAACGGGATCGAGGTACCGCTGCACCCGTTCCCCGGCACCCTCGGCGTCGCGCCGGCCGAGCCGGGCGAACACGATACGAACCCGCCCCGACCCGTCGGCGGCAATCTGGACATCAAGCACGTGACTGCCGGATCGACGATGTACCTCCCGATCGCAGTCGAGGGCGGGCTGTTCAGCATCGGCGACTGCCACGCCGCCCAGGGCGACGGCGAGGTCTGCATCTCGGGTATCGAGGCCCCGATGTCGATCACCTGCCGCTTCGAACTCCGCTCGGAGATGGACCTCGAGCAGCCCCAGTTCGAGACCGACGGCCCGTTTACGCCGACTGGGCGCGACGAACCGATGTACGGCACGACGGGAGTCGGCGACGACGTGCGCGAGGCGGCGAAAGACGCTATCCGCGGAATGATCGATCACTGCCACGCCGAGCGGGGACTCACGCGCGAAGAAGCCTACATCCTGTGTTCGGCGGCCGTCGATCTGAAGCTCAATCAGGTGGTCAACGCACCGAACTGGACGGTCTCAGCCTACCTGCCGGAGGGGATCTTCCCCGACGCGGACGCGTGA
- a CDS encoding tyrosine-type recombinase/integrase — MSGRDLSPRAARDRFLARRKQENTANTVRSYRNRLTRFVRWAEDEGIESMSDLSGWDLDEYRAAREAAGIAPATLNGELTALKQLLEYCAAIDVVDDALHETVHVPTLSREEESSDVRLAVDHAETLLSTFRSSPALFGRPEHAFLEVAWHVGARLSGIRALDLRDFDPERRTLEFRHRPPTLLKNKAAGERVVGVSKPVGRALRAYVARERCDKRDDEGRKPLFCGRQGRPSPTTFRAWSYRGTQPCRAVACPHGNERESCEYTHRNHASKCPSSRSPHAIRTGSITWQLLRGLEIETVAKRVNARPETIRRHYYKAGEREEFEERRADRTLTLDIQTGDADV; from the coding sequence ATGAGCGGGCGCGACCTCTCACCCCGGGCGGCCCGCGACCGCTTTCTGGCCCGGCGCAAGCAGGAAAACACCGCGAACACGGTTCGTAGCTACCGGAACCGGCTCACGCGCTTCGTCCGCTGGGCCGAGGACGAGGGTATCGAGTCGATGAGCGACCTCTCCGGCTGGGACCTCGACGAGTACCGCGCGGCACGGGAGGCCGCCGGTATCGCGCCGGCGACGCTGAACGGGGAGCTGACCGCCCTCAAGCAGTTACTCGAGTACTGCGCGGCGATCGACGTCGTCGACGACGCGCTCCACGAGACGGTGCACGTGCCGACCCTCAGCCGCGAGGAAGAGTCCAGCGACGTCCGGCTCGCGGTCGACCACGCCGAGACGCTGCTGTCGACGTTCCGGTCGTCGCCCGCCCTGTTCGGCCGGCCGGAACACGCCTTCCTCGAGGTCGCCTGGCACGTCGGCGCGCGCCTGAGCGGGATTCGCGCCCTCGACTTGCGGGACTTCGACCCCGAGCGGCGGACGCTCGAGTTTCGTCACCGACCGCCGACGCTGCTGAAGAACAAGGCGGCCGGCGAGCGCGTCGTCGGCGTCTCGAAACCCGTCGGGCGGGCGCTTCGGGCGTACGTCGCCCGCGAGCGCTGCGACAAGCGCGACGACGAGGGGCGCAAGCCCCTGTTCTGCGGGCGGCAGGGACGACCCTCGCCGACCACGTTTCGGGCGTGGTCCTATCGCGGCACGCAGCCGTGTCGCGCCGTGGCGTGTCCGCACGGCAACGAGCGGGAGTCCTGCGAGTACACCCACCGGAACCACGCGAGCAAGTGTCCCTCCTCGAGAAGTCCCCACGCGATCCGAACCGGCTCGATCACCTGGCAGTTGCTCCGCGGCCTCGAGATCGAAACCGTCGCGAAGCGGGTCAACGCCCGCCCCGAAACGATCCGGCGTCACTACTACAAGGCCGGTGAGCGCGAGGAGTTCGAGGAGCGCCGCGCCGATCGAACGCTGACGCTGGATATCCAGACCGGTGATGCCGATGTGTGA
- a CDS encoding bacterio-opsin activator domain-containing protein, with protein sequence MTGSEPTEVAFFETGTDAADGVQDRSQSDPADDDRRLPPPDLARRIFDVSPISTVVIDSAGAIVYANERAIETLRLSSDEIAKRSYEPSEWNISYEDGTPIPVDEHPVARVFETGEPEYGFEHWLELPDGTERWLVTNSRPVANDADEVEYVVVAFEDVTDLKRRGERLLSDHMRRLEFRADQAAVPPSLRVEEGEWRIEVESVVSLPDDATIQYMGTSDLSANDFVTAVEEVPHYVDVRLLSTSEGYSRIEARAKEATVAEVFQSLGGQPRAVIIAHDEVRFLGELPGDVDHRLAAEGIRRFHDNVELVSEDLVYSPHLLYDIVADALTDRQLATLDAAYFSGYFETPRTSTGGELADRFGVTRQTFNQHLRKAQQTVLEHLFEEIDRNH encoded by the coding sequence ATGACGGGATCGGAGCCGACGGAGGTCGCGTTCTTCGAAACGGGGACGGACGCGGCGGACGGAGTGCAGGACCGATCGCAGTCGGATCCTGCAGACGACGACCGACGCCTCCCGCCGCCGGACCTCGCCCGGCGCATCTTCGACGTCAGTCCGATCAGCACCGTCGTCATCGATTCGGCAGGTGCGATCGTCTACGCGAACGAACGGGCGATCGAGACGCTCCGCCTCTCGAGCGACGAAATCGCAAAGCGATCGTACGAGCCGTCCGAGTGGAACATCTCCTACGAGGACGGAACGCCCATTCCGGTCGACGAACACCCCGTCGCGCGCGTCTTCGAAACTGGCGAACCCGAGTACGGGTTCGAACACTGGCTCGAGCTGCCCGATGGAACCGAACGCTGGCTGGTGACCAACTCCCGGCCCGTCGCGAACGACGCCGACGAGGTCGAGTACGTCGTCGTCGCGTTCGAGGACGTCACGGATCTGAAGCGCCGCGGCGAGCGGCTGCTCAGCGACCACATGCGGCGCCTCGAGTTCCGCGCGGATCAGGCCGCAGTGCCGCCGTCGCTGCGCGTCGAAGAGGGAGAGTGGCGGATCGAGGTCGAATCGGTCGTCTCACTGCCGGACGATGCGACGATCCAGTACATGGGCACGTCGGACCTCTCGGCGAACGATTTCGTTACCGCCGTCGAGGAGGTGCCCCACTACGTCGACGTTCGCCTTCTCAGCACGTCCGAGGGGTACAGCCGCATCGAAGCCCGTGCCAAAGAGGCGACGGTCGCCGAAGTGTTTCAGTCGCTTGGCGGCCAGCCGCGTGCCGTCATCATCGCCCACGACGAAGTTCGATTCCTCGGCGAGTTGCCCGGCGACGTCGATCACCGGCTGGCGGCGGAGGGCATTCGTCGGTTCCACGACAACGTCGAATTGGTCTCCGAGGACCTCGTCTACTCGCCGCACCTGCTGTACGACATCGTCGCCGACGCGCTCACCGACCGACAGCTTGCAACCCTCGACGCCGCGTACTTCAGCGGCTACTTCGAGACGCCCCGTACCAGCACCGGCGGCGAGCTAGCCGACCGCTTCGGTGTAACCCGGCAGACGTTCAACCAACACCTCCGAAAGGCCCAGCAAACCGTCCTCGAGCACCTCTTCGAGGAGATCGACCGGAACCACTGA
- a CDS encoding HalOD1 output domain-containing protein, giving the protein MSDNTTHSDSSSFRHIEIGTDGDNAPAVLHTSFDGGSDSIVVAIVEAVATVTGEDPIDMPPLFDTINPEALNQLVTPSTPRDHHVEISFEYQDCQITVSSGGDTVVVPDQ; this is encoded by the coding sequence ATGAGCGACAACACGACTCACTCGGATTCCTCCTCGTTCCGGCATATTGAGATCGGAACCGACGGTGACAACGCCCCTGCGGTCCTCCACACCAGTTTCGACGGCGGTTCCGATTCGATCGTCGTGGCGATCGTCGAAGCCGTCGCGACCGTAACCGGCGAGGACCCGATCGATATGCCGCCCCTGTTCGACACCATCAATCCCGAGGCCCTCAACCAGCTCGTGACCCCGTCGACCCCTCGCGACCACCACGTCGAGATCAGCTTCGAGTATCAAGACTGCCAGATAACCGTCTCGAGCGGCGGCGATACGGTCGTCGTCCCGGACCAGTAA
- a CDS encoding Cdc6/Cdc18 family protein → MITDARALATTYVPQDLEHRDGQISQLAAALEPITDGVGGDHCLIFGPAGSGKTTLAKYVVRKLRQESFGVRRAYWNCMSGSAKTDVLHGLAQDSGIGNHLPRDGTGASAFIDAFRGTDDHVVAIIDEVDVLEDETLLLGLGDLPNVTIVGITIDEDDFFASHRLNGRVKSRFSSAETLRLRKYTHEEVVDILLARIDAGLRPDVIDEPVVEYIADLAAGDAREAIKLLEKATRRVARTDRSQIELADVDAVHDKARRDLQQDRIDALGTHKRLLYDIVADAGEIGATELHATYEERAAEPKTNRTRRRYLATLEDKYGLLASTGSGRGKTYFVPEP, encoded by the coding sequence ATGATCACGGACGCTCGAGCGCTCGCGACGACCTACGTGCCCCAGGACCTCGAGCACCGTGACGGCCAGATCAGCCAGCTCGCGGCGGCGCTCGAGCCGATCACGGACGGAGTCGGCGGGGACCACTGTCTCATCTTCGGGCCCGCGGGCTCGGGGAAGACGACCCTCGCGAAGTACGTCGTCCGCAAGCTCCGCCAGGAGTCGTTCGGCGTCCGCCGGGCCTACTGGAACTGCATGTCCGGCTCCGCGAAGACCGACGTCCTCCACGGGCTCGCGCAGGATTCGGGGATCGGGAACCACCTGCCGCGGGACGGGACCGGCGCCAGCGCCTTTATCGACGCCTTTCGCGGGACGGACGACCACGTCGTCGCGATCATCGACGAGGTCGACGTTTTGGAGGACGAGACGCTCCTGCTGGGGCTGGGCGACCTGCCGAACGTGACGATCGTCGGGATCACGATCGACGAGGACGACTTCTTCGCATCTCACCGACTGAACGGCCGCGTCAAATCCCGGTTCTCGAGCGCCGAGACGCTCCGGCTCCGGAAGTACACCCACGAGGAGGTCGTCGACATCCTGCTGGCGCGGATCGACGCCGGGTTGCGACCCGACGTGATCGACGAGCCGGTCGTCGAGTACATCGCCGACCTCGCCGCCGGCGACGCGCGCGAAGCGATCAAACTCCTCGAGAAGGCTACGCGCCGCGTCGCTCGGACCGATCGGTCGCAAATCGAACTCGCTGACGTCGACGCGGTCCACGACAAAGCCCGGCGGGACCTCCAGCAGGATCGGATCGACGCGCTGGGGACGCACAAGCGACTGCTGTACGACATCGTCGCCGACGCCGGCGAGATCGGCGCGACCGAACTCCACGCGACCTACGAGGAGCGGGCCGCCGAACCGAAGACGAACCGGACGCGACGGCGGTACCTCGCGACGCTCGAGGATAAGTACGGGCTGCTCGCGTCGACTGGGTCGGGCCGCGGGAAGACGTACTTCGTTCCGGAACCCTGA